The genomic stretch AACCCACACGCCCCCTCCTCCCCCCTCGCGGCGACTACCGCACTCTGCTCTCCTTCCAGAAAGCCGAAGTCGTCTATGACATCACGTTTCGGTTCTGCAAAAAGCACCTCCAGCGAGGCGACCGCACAGTAGACCAGATGATCCAGGCGGCGCGGTCCGGGAAGAAGAACCTTCTGGAGGGCAGCAAGTGCGGGCTGACGTCCAAGGAGATGGAGATCAAGCTGACCAACGTGGCCCGGGGCAGTCTGGAGGAGCTGCTGGACGACTACCTGGATTATCTCCGAGC from Desulfonatronum sp. SC1 encodes the following:
- a CDS encoding four helix bundle suffix domain-containing protein, with protein sequence PTRPLLPPRGDYRTLLSFQKAEVVYDITFRFCKKHLQRGDRTVDQMIQAARSGKKNLLEGSKCGLTSKEMEIKLTNVARGSLEELLDDYLDYLRARDHPIWDKDSREATFVRDLGRANPQTFDLFREFVETRPPEIVANIAVCLIHQTNYLIDRQLLRLEKDFIEQGGLRERMTHARLQYRNKRKR